In one Echinicola marina genomic region, the following are encoded:
- a CDS encoding N-acetylneuraminate synthase family protein, whose translation MKEIKRPYIIGETAFHHEGEINFLLELIDEAGRVGLDAIKFHALFDVNDYFVSDHEGVPIIEKISLSKEQMHVAIDHAKSKNLDVVLLCNDVSSLDWVLENNIALKAVEIHATGLNDIFLLEKAATFNNTVILGIGGSTIDEIKFAVDYLNERGKKDVFLMHGFQNYPTSYSDIFLERIEKIGHLFDLPMGYADHTDPTDVNNEWISVLGLTKGAFVIEKHFTTKVGEKRIDSQAAVSLKQILKVKELAGLLHQVLGGDKPLDYSLAELKYGNTGPMKKAPVARVSIKSGEKITRDNIAFKRTKESANILQKDLIKLLNLSVSKNIDPDEIIDYSKVNFEFNLADTSQFKNTGK comes from the coding sequence ATGAAAGAGATTAAAAGACCTTATATTATTGGGGAAACAGCGTTTCATCATGAGGGAGAAATCAATTTTTTATTAGAGTTAATTGATGAAGCTGGGCGTGTAGGTTTAGATGCCATTAAGTTTCATGCATTATTTGATGTCAATGATTATTTTGTAAGTGATCATGAGGGTGTTCCGATTATAGAAAAAATATCTCTTAGTAAAGAACAAATGCATGTGGCAATTGACCATGCAAAATCAAAAAATCTCGATGTTGTTCTGCTCTGCAATGATGTTTCATCATTAGACTGGGTGTTGGAAAACAATATAGCCTTGAAAGCTGTAGAAATACATGCTACAGGGCTTAATGATATTTTTCTTTTGGAAAAGGCTGCGACTTTTAATAATACTGTAATTTTAGGCATTGGAGGGTCAACAATTGATGAAATAAAATTTGCGGTGGATTATTTGAATGAAAGAGGGAAAAAAGATGTGTTTTTGATGCATGGCTTCCAAAATTATCCCACTTCCTATTCAGATATATTTTTGGAGAGAATTGAAAAGATTGGTCATTTATTTGACTTGCCTATGGGGTATGCGGATCATACTGACCCCACTGATGTCAATAACGAATGGATAAGTGTTTTAGGACTTACGAAAGGAGCTTTTGTAATTGAAAAACATTTCACCACCAAGGTTGGGGAAAAAAGGATTGATTCTCAGGCTGCTGTTTCATTAAAACAGATTCTGAAAGTAAAAGAACTAGCTGGATTGCTTCATCAGGTTTTAGGAGGGGATAAGCCTTTAGATTATTCCTTAGCGGAATTGAAATATGGAAATACCGGTCCAATGAAAAAGGCCCCAGTAGCAAGGGTGTCAATAAAATCAGGAGAAAAGATCACTAGGGATAATATCGCGTTTAAGCGGACTAAGGAAAGCGCTAACATCCTTCAAAAGGATCTAATAAAGCTTTTAAACTTGTCTGTCAGTAAGAATATTGATCCTGACGAAATCATAGATTATTCAAAGGTTAATTTTGAGTTTAATTTAGCGGATACTTCTCAGTTTAAAAATACCGGAAAATGA
- a CDS encoding nucleotidyltransferase family protein yields the protein MMKSHIINKDLPVREALKKLDLLASDAILFVTDDNERLIGSLTDGDLRRGFIKGLGFEDSILQFVQPNPAFIREEENAVDKLEEYSKKNFKVVPILGYDGRIVDVFNFRTRSTIIPVDAVIMAGGEGKRLRPLTERTPKPLLKVGDKPIIEHNIDRLAKVGVKNIHLSINYLGEQLEEYFGCGCEKKLNIKYIKETEPMGTIGSIHLADKLEHEDILVMNSDLLTNIDFLDFYKTFKASDADMAVAATSYSVDVPYAVLETDGEQRVNSLKEKPRYTYFSNAGIYLFKKSVLDLIPKGDYYDITDLMDKILAMDRKLVTFPINGYWLDIGKHEDFKKAQEDIKHLKL from the coding sequence ATGATGAAAAGCCACATAATAAATAAAGACCTACCCGTAAGAGAAGCCTTGAAGAAATTGGATTTGCTGGCGTCCGATGCTATTCTTTTTGTAACAGATGATAATGAAAGGTTAATTGGGTCCTTGACGGATGGAGATTTGCGTAGGGGATTTATTAAAGGCTTGGGGTTTGAAGATTCTATATTGCAATTCGTTCAGCCAAATCCAGCCTTTATCAGGGAAGAGGAAAATGCGGTGGATAAGTTGGAGGAATATAGTAAAAAGAACTTTAAGGTCGTTCCGATTTTAGGCTATGATGGCCGGATAGTTGATGTATTTAATTTTAGGACAAGAAGTACCATTATTCCCGTAGATGCTGTAATTATGGCTGGAGGGGAAGGAAAAAGGTTAAGACCTTTGACCGAAAGAACCCCTAAACCTTTACTGAAAGTTGGTGACAAGCCCATAATCGAGCATAATATAGACAGGTTGGCAAAAGTTGGGGTGAAAAATATTCATCTCAGTATTAACTATTTAGGAGAGCAATTAGAGGAATATTTTGGTTGCGGATGTGAAAAAAAGCTAAATATCAAATACATAAAAGAAACCGAACCCATGGGGACAATCGGTTCTATACACTTGGCTGACAAGCTAGAGCATGAGGATATTTTGGTAATGAATAGTGATCTACTTACTAATATTGATTTTCTGGATTTTTATAAAACCTTCAAGGCATCAGATGCGGATATGGCGGTAGCTGCCACTAGTTACAGTGTGGATGTGCCTTATGCCGTTTTGGAAACCGATGGTGAACAAAGGGTCAACTCTCTCAAGGAAAAGCCACGTTATACCTATTTTTCAAATGCGGGAATTTATTTATTTAAGAAAAGTGTTTTGGATCTGATCCCAAAAGGTGACTATTATGATATTACCGATTTGATGGATAAAATTCTTGCCATGGATCGTAAACTGGTTACTTTTCCAATCAATGGGTATTGGTTGGATATCGGCAAGCATGAGGACTTTAAAAAGGCACAGGAGGATATTAAACATTTGAAATTGTAA
- the neuC gene encoding UDP-N-acetylglucosamine 2-epimerase: MKICVATGTRAEYGLLKPLINRLKACPQFNLQILVTGAHLSPEFGLTYRQIEEEGLKVDYKVEMLLSSDTAEGITKSMGLGMLGFTEAFKNLEPDLLVILGDRYEMLAMASTALIFKIPIAHIHGGEITEGAYDDAIRHAITKMSHLHFSSTESYKHRIIQMGEQPDRVFNVGAIGLDNIVSLDLWSKEELEKNLNIRFKPHNFLISFHPETLAEISVERQFENLLDALTKLEDSFFIFTKANADTNGRIINQMMENFVSQNGDKSALFDSLGSLRYLSVMKIADAVVGNSSSGIIEAPSVGTATINIGDRQKGRIQADSVLNCGSDTKEIYDLLKKAQEPDFNVRFREVENPYGTGNTSAQIVEVLKEIDLSNFGPKRFYNFI; encoded by the coding sequence ATGAAGATCTGTGTCGCCACAGGAACCCGCGCCGAGTACGGTTTGCTGAAGCCTTTGATCAACCGGTTAAAAGCCTGTCCGCAGTTCAATCTTCAAATCCTTGTGACAGGCGCGCATCTTTCCCCGGAATTTGGTCTCACTTATAGGCAAATAGAAGAAGAGGGGCTCAAAGTGGACTATAAGGTGGAAATGCTGCTTTCTTCCGATACAGCCGAGGGAATTACCAAATCCATGGGCCTTGGGATGCTTGGGTTCACCGAGGCATTTAAGAATTTAGAACCCGATCTTTTGGTCATTCTCGGAGATCGTTATGAAATGTTAGCCATGGCTTCAACTGCCCTGATTTTTAAAATTCCAATCGCTCATATCCATGGGGGCGAAATTACTGAGGGTGCTTATGATGATGCCATTCGACATGCAATTACTAAGATGAGCCATTTACATTTTTCTTCGACAGAAAGCTATAAGCATCGTATCATCCAAATGGGAGAACAGCCTGACCGAGTTTTTAATGTTGGGGCCATAGGCTTGGATAATATTGTCAGCCTTGACTTATGGAGCAAAGAAGAATTAGAGAAAAACTTAAATATCCGATTCAAACCGCATAACTTTCTGATCTCCTTTCACCCGGAGACATTAGCTGAAATAAGTGTGGAACGGCAGTTTGAAAACCTACTTGATGCCCTTACCAAGTTAGAGGATAGCTTCTTTATTTTTACAAAAGCCAATGCAGATACCAACGGGCGGATTATTAATCAAATGATGGAGAACTTTGTAAGCCAAAACGGGGACAAGTCAGCATTGTTTGATTCATTGGGTTCACTGAGGTATTTATCAGTGATGAAAATTGCTGATGCAGTAGTGGGGAACAGTTCCAGCGGCATTATAGAAGCACCCTCAGTAGGTACAGCAACCATTAATATTGGTGACAGACAAAAAGGTAGGATCCAAGCTGACAGTGTTTTAAATTGCGGTTCAGATACCAAAGAAATCTACGACTTGCTAAAGAAAGCCCAAGAACCCGATTTTAATGTTAGGTTCAGAGAGGTAGAAAATCCCTATGGTACTGGGAATACTAGTGCTCAAATTGTTGAAGTGTTAAAAGAAATCGATTTATCAAACTTTGGACCCAAAAGGTTCTATAATTTTATATGA
- the neuB gene encoding N-acetylneuraminate synthase encodes MKENSVIIIAEAGVNHNGNIENAFKLVDAAVAAGVDYVKFQTFKPKSMVSKFATKAKYQIENTKKESESQFQMLSNLELSEDHHNLLIQYCQDKGINFFSTAFDLESLQYLKDIGLELVKIPSGELTNLPYLRLAAKLFDRVILSTGMATLEEIKSAVKVFVDNGASKESITILHCNTEYPTPMKDVNLKAMLHIQNELQTKIGYSDHTLGIEVPIAAVALGAKVIEKHFTLDKQMEGPDHRASLEPDELKAMVQGIRHIEEALSGSGMKEPSDSEKKNISIARKSIVAAKDIAKGEVLTEENITTKRPGSGLSPMLWDEVIGRKASKDFQEDELIEL; translated from the coding sequence ATGAAAGAAAATAGTGTGATTATCATCGCTGAGGCAGGTGTAAACCATAATGGTAATATTGAAAATGCCTTTAAACTTGTAGATGCAGCTGTTGCTGCAGGAGTTGATTATGTTAAGTTTCAAACTTTTAAACCTAAAAGCATGGTTTCAAAGTTTGCCACTAAAGCAAAATATCAAATAGAGAATACCAAAAAGGAAAGCGAAAGCCAATTTCAGATGCTCAGTAATCTTGAGCTTTCAGAAGACCATCATAATCTTTTGATTCAATATTGTCAAGACAAGGGGATCAATTTTTTTTCTACAGCATTTGACCTAGAGTCATTACAATACTTAAAAGATATAGGCTTGGAATTAGTTAAAATTCCTTCAGGAGAACTTACTAATCTTCCATATCTAAGGCTGGCGGCTAAATTATTCGATAGGGTAATTCTATCAACGGGTATGGCCACACTAGAGGAAATTAAGTCCGCAGTTAAAGTCTTTGTGGATAATGGTGCAAGTAAAGAAAGTATTACTATTCTTCATTGTAACACCGAATACCCTACACCCATGAAGGATGTGAATTTAAAGGCCATGTTGCATATTCAAAATGAATTGCAGACGAAAATCGGTTATTCTGATCATACCTTGGGGATAGAAGTGCCCATAGCGGCCGTGGCATTGGGGGCAAAGGTTATTGAAAAGCATTTTACCTTGGATAAACAAATGGAAGGGCCTGATCATAGGGCTTCGTTGGAGCCTGATGAACTTAAAGCCATGGTCCAAGGGATAAGGCATATTGAAGAAGCGTTATCTGGCTCAGGCATGAAAGAGCCCAGTGATTCTGAGAAAAAAAATATATCTATCGCAAGGAAAAGTATTGTTGCGGCTAAGGATATCGCTAAAGGAGAAGTGTTGACCGAAGAAAATATCACTACCAAACGACCTGGATCCGGCCTTTCTCCCATGTTATGGGATGAAGTGATTGGCAGAAAGGCTTCCAAGGATTTTCAAGAGGACGAACTGATAGAGCTATGA
- a CDS encoding acetyltransferase, with amino-acid sequence MLDKIAIIGYSGHGLVVVDAAMEAGMKITHYCESEIKSSNPFGLEYLGDDQKDDFQGWEVDYAFLLGVGNNKIRKIIAERVISRKKQLPNVIHPQSSISKHIEIGCGNFISKNVAINPLASIGDYCLLNTGCIIEHEVRLGEAVHIGPGAVLTGGVHVGDLSFIGANAVVKQGVKIGSNVIVGAGTVVINDIPDNATVIGNPGKIYERK; translated from the coding sequence GTGTTAGATAAAATAGCAATAATAGGCTACTCTGGTCATGGTCTGGTCGTCGTTGATGCGGCTATGGAGGCAGGAATGAAAATCACACATTATTGTGAAAGTGAAATAAAAAGCTCTAACCCATTTGGTTTAGAATATCTTGGAGATGACCAAAAGGATGACTTTCAGGGATGGGAAGTGGATTATGCTTTTTTATTGGGAGTGGGTAATAATAAGATAAGGAAGATAATAGCCGAGCGAGTTATTTCGCGTAAAAAGCAACTCCCTAATGTCATCCATCCTCAAAGTTCAATATCTAAGCATATAGAAATCGGTTGTGGAAATTTTATATCTAAAAATGTAGCCATAAACCCCTTGGCTTCAATAGGAGATTATTGTTTGTTGAATACTGGTTGTATTATAGAACATGAAGTTCGATTGGGGGAAGCTGTTCATATAGGTCCTGGAGCTGTTCTGACAGGAGGAGTACATGTGGGAGATTTGAGTTTTATAGGTGCGAATGCCGTGGTTAAGCAAGGAGTGAAAATTGGGAGTAATGTGATTGTTGGGGCAGGGACAGTAGTAATAAATGATATACCGGATAATGCAACTGTAATTGGAAACCCAGGAAAAATTTATGAAAGAAAATAG
- a CDS encoding LegC family aminotransferase has translation MKNIGELISLVKTQYPEKEIIALHEPVFRGNEKKYLLDTIDSTFVSSVGKYVDRFEEMVQAQTNTKKAVAVVNGTASLQVALRLVGVKPGDEVITQALTFVATVNAIAYNDASPIFIDVDLDTMGLSPFAVEIFLNEYGEMREDGCYNKQTGKKISACLPMHTFGFPVHMDKLIEICEKWNIPIVEDAAESLGSEYKGQKTGSLGQIGAFSFNGNKIVTSGGGGAIVTNDLEIGKKAKHLTTTAKVPHSFEFMHDELGYNFRMPNLNAALACAQLEQLPSIMKNKRELALLYTEFFRTQGVKFRQELPNTKANYWLMCVELENMKDKEIFLKETNSKKILTRPIWQLMYRLPMYSHCQRDEQINAEFLEERIVNLPSGVR, from the coding sequence ATGAAAAATATTGGCGAGCTAATTAGTTTAGTGAAAACACAATATCCTGAAAAAGAGATAATTGCTTTGCATGAGCCTGTTTTTAGGGGGAATGAGAAAAAATACCTTTTGGATACCATAGATTCTACCTTTGTATCTTCTGTGGGCAAATATGTGGATAGGTTTGAGGAAATGGTCCAGGCCCAGACCAACACCAAGAAAGCTGTGGCGGTGGTGAATGGTACGGCATCCCTACAGGTGGCCCTACGCTTGGTGGGTGTAAAACCTGGAGATGAGGTGATCACCCAGGCGCTTACCTTTGTGGCCACCGTAAATGCAATCGCGTATAATGACGCCTCTCCAATTTTCATCGATGTAGATTTGGACACTATGGGCCTTTCGCCGTTCGCTGTGGAAATTTTTTTGAATGAATATGGAGAGATGAGAGAAGATGGGTGCTATAATAAACAAACAGGGAAGAAAATTTCAGCCTGTTTACCCATGCACACATTCGGCTTTCCTGTTCATATGGATAAATTAATTGAGATATGTGAAAAGTGGAATATCCCAATTGTGGAGGATGCCGCTGAATCCTTGGGAAGTGAATATAAGGGACAGAAGACCGGAAGTCTTGGTCAAATTGGTGCTTTTTCATTTAATGGCAATAAAATCGTTACTAGTGGAGGTGGGGGAGCAATTGTCACCAATGATTTGGAGATTGGAAAGAAGGCTAAACATTTGACTACCACTGCTAAAGTTCCCCATTCGTTTGAATTTATGCATGATGAACTCGGCTATAATTTTAGGATGCCAAACCTAAATGCTGCATTAGCTTGTGCTCAATTAGAGCAATTGCCATCCATAATGAAAAACAAACGTGAGTTAGCTTTACTCTATACCGAGTTTTTTAGGACTCAAGGCGTAAAATTCAGACAAGAACTTCCAAATACAAAAGCAAACTATTGGTTAATGTGTGTGGAGCTGGAAAATATGAAGGATAAAGAGATATTTTTAAAAGAAACAAATTCTAAGAAAATATTAACACGGCCTATTTGGCAGTTAATGTATCGATTACCAATGTATTCCCATTGCCAGCGGGATGAACAAATAAATGCTGAATTTTTGGAGGAAAGAATTGTAAATTTACCAAGTGGTGTTAGATAA
- a CDS encoding nucleotide sugar dehydrogenase, protein MNTPLLPLNQSKIAVIGLGYVGLPLAVELAKHYPTVGYDISPKRIKGLEEGHDFTLEVEDEKLQVSLVKSSIDLDQKGKGFLPSNAITAISSCNIFIVTVPTPINEHKTPDLQPLIAASTMLGKVLKKGDVVIYESTTYPGCTEEDCVPVLEKESGLIFNEDFYCGYSPERINPGDKVNTLTKIKKVTSGSTPEVADFVNDLYASIIEAGTYKASCIKVAEASKAIENAQRDVNISFVNELALIFDRLGIDTNEVLEAAGTKWNFLKYKPGLVGGHCIGVDPYYLAHKAEQTGYHPAVILSGRRVNDNMGMFVANKVIKLMIQKGKTIKGSKALILGFTFKENCPDIRNTRVIDIYKELNQFGLEVDVYDPWASTEEVQEEYGLSLTSKGNLGKYDSIILAVGHKEFCDMDLEAIKSNGRTVLYDTKAFYAKELVDGRL, encoded by the coding sequence ATGAATACACCGCTTTTACCCTTAAATCAATCCAAAATAGCCGTGATTGGTTTGGGCTATGTAGGTTTGCCTTTGGCCGTAGAGCTGGCAAAGCATTACCCTACCGTGGGCTATGATATTTCTCCCAAAAGGATCAAGGGATTGGAAGAAGGACATGATTTTACCTTGGAAGTGGAGGATGAAAAGTTACAAGTTTCTTTAGTGAAATCCTCGATTGATTTGGATCAAAAAGGTAAAGGATTTTTACCTTCTAATGCGATTACAGCTATATCTTCCTGTAATATTTTTATTGTAACGGTTCCCACTCCTATCAATGAACATAAGACCCCGGATCTTCAGCCATTGATTGCAGCTAGTACCATGTTGGGGAAAGTTTTAAAAAAGGGGGATGTGGTGATTTATGAATCCACCACCTATCCGGGATGTACAGAAGAGGATTGTGTGCCGGTGTTGGAAAAGGAATCTGGATTGATATTTAACGAGGATTTCTATTGTGGATATTCTCCTGAGCGAATTAATCCTGGAGACAAGGTGAATACCTTGACCAAAATCAAAAAAGTAACCTCAGGTTCTACTCCCGAGGTAGCAGATTTTGTGAATGATCTGTATGCTTCTATTATTGAAGCAGGCACTTATAAGGCTTCATGTATTAAGGTTGCCGAAGCTTCTAAAGCGATAGAAAATGCCCAAAGGGATGTGAATATATCCTTTGTCAATGAATTGGCCTTGATATTTGACCGTTTAGGAATTGATACGAATGAGGTATTGGAAGCAGCTGGAACTAAGTGGAATTTCTTAAAGTATAAGCCAGGCTTAGTAGGAGGACACTGTATTGGCGTGGATCCTTATTATTTGGCACATAAAGCAGAACAAACTGGATATCATCCAGCAGTCATTCTTTCTGGAAGAAGGGTGAATGATAATATGGGGATGTTTGTGGCCAATAAGGTGATCAAATTAATGATCCAGAAAGGCAAGACTATTAAGGGAAGTAAGGCTTTGATCTTAGGTTTTACCTTTAAAGAGAATTGTCCTGATATCCGTAATACAAGGGTAATCGATATCTACAAAGAATTAAACCAGTTTGGATTGGAAGTAGATGTATACGATCCTTGGGCTTCAACCGAAGAGGTACAGGAAGAATATGGTTTATCATTAACCTCTAAGGGAAATTTAGGTAAATACGATTCTATTATCTTGGCGGTAGGACATAAGGAATTCTGCGATATGGACTTAGAAGCCATCAAATCAAACGGCCGTACGGTACTATATGATACCAAGGCGTTTTATGCAAAAGAGTTAGTAGATGGAAGGCTTTGA
- a CDS encoding Wzz/FepE/Etk N-terminal domain-containing protein, protein MNNDSNNNTAPNSDDEIDLLALAKTVWNQRKLVFRIVGLFVILGLLVAILSPKEFTASGTYLPQTSEGGKPGGSLGGLASLAGINLGGVGGGSEIPPTLYPKIVSSIPFKKAMLKAPLQFEGMDQEVTYQEYYEVYYSLGLLGYIKQYTIGLPGLIIRIIKGGGESKMAGEEDREQIIEVSQGELEHFKRLGEQLSVSFNDQEGFVELSVRMPEAKAAAQLASYAEKLLQKEVITFKIKNAQEQLKFTKERFDEKQKEYELIQSRLARFRDRNQNISSSVALNQLKKLEGEYNLAFTVYSELAKQLEQAKLQVSKDTPIFSVIQPISIPAEKSAPRRPLILVVFTFVGAVLGLGIVFGSEYLSSIKEEWKNV, encoded by the coding sequence ATGAACAACGATTCAAACAACAATACAGCTCCGAATTCCGACGACGAAATCGATCTCCTCGCCTTAGCCAAAACCGTTTGGAATCAAAGGAAGCTTGTTTTCCGTATCGTGGGACTTTTTGTCATCTTGGGATTGTTGGTGGCGATTCTTTCGCCTAAGGAATTTACTGCTAGCGGAACCTATTTGCCTCAGACTTCTGAGGGAGGTAAACCGGGAGGTAGCTTAGGTGGCTTGGCTTCTTTGGCAGGGATAAATTTAGGAGGTGTTGGAGGTGGATCAGAGATCCCGCCTACTTTATATCCTAAAATTGTAAGCAGTATTCCTTTTAAAAAGGCCATGTTAAAGGCACCTTTACAGTTTGAGGGAATGGATCAAGAAGTGACTTATCAGGAATATTATGAAGTGTATTACTCTCTGGGGCTTTTAGGTTATATCAAGCAATACACCATTGGATTGCCTGGGCTAATTATCAGAATCATTAAGGGGGGAGGTGAAAGTAAAATGGCTGGAGAAGAAGATAGGGAACAAATTATTGAAGTCTCGCAGGGAGAATTAGAGCATTTTAAAAGATTGGGTGAACAGCTTAGCGTATCATTTAATGATCAAGAAGGGTTTGTGGAGTTATCAGTTAGAATGCCGGAAGCAAAAGCAGCCGCCCAGTTAGCCAGTTATGCAGAGAAGTTACTTCAGAAAGAAGTGATCACTTTTAAAATAAAAAATGCACAGGAGCAGTTAAAGTTTACAAAAGAGCGTTTTGACGAAAAACAAAAGGAATATGAGCTTATTCAAAGCCGACTTGCAAGATTTAGGGACAGGAATCAAAATATATCCAGCTCGGTAGCCTTAAACCAACTGAAAAAACTGGAGGGGGAATATAACCTGGCATTCACCGTTTATTCAGAGCTGGCCAAGCAGCTGGAACAGGCCAAGCTTCAGGTAAGTAAGGATACACCGATCTTTTCGGTTATCCAGCCTATTAGCATACCTGCTGAGAAGTCTGCTCCGAGAAGACCTTTGATTTTAGTGGTCTTTACCTTTGTAGGTGCTGTATTGGGCTTAGGGATAGTGTTCGGTTCGGAATATTTGTCCAGTATTAAAGAGGAGTGGAAAAACGTCTAA
- a CDS encoding four helix bundle protein, with amino-acid sequence MGSYTSFEELKCWQACDGLKWYIREEVLTKLPKHERYELFSQLLRASRSATANIAEGWGRYHFKENIKFLLNARGSVAEILDHALEAKSWDYIDDAILTQIRKDCEKCLQLINGYIRYLRNQNERQ; translated from the coding sequence ATGGGATCTTATACATCATTTGAAGAATTGAAATGCTGGCAGGCATGTGATGGACTCAAGTGGTATATAAGAGAGGAAGTATTGACAAAATTGCCCAAGCATGAACGATATGAATTGTTCAGTCAATTATTAAGGGCTAGTAGATCAGCTACGGCAAATATTGCAGAAGGCTGGGGTAGGTATCATTTTAAAGAAAATATTAAATTTTTATTGAATGCCCGGGGATCTGTAGCTGAAATTTTAGATCATGCTTTGGAAGCCAAATCTTGGGATTATATCGATGATGCAATTTTAACCCAAATTAGAAAAGACTGTGAAAAGTGCCTTCAATTAATCAATGGATATATTCGATATTTGAGAAATCAAAATGAAAGACAGTGA